One Nitrospinota bacterium genomic region harbors:
- the tolB gene encoding Tol-Pal system beta propeller repeat protein TolB → MVLRSLQDIKIPALTILLFVVAFIPFGGFAHSAEVFINVERQRGSAVRIAILNFTLRNTENAIPDIEKMGVIAERIVTFDLNFSGHFEIIDNKQMIKDIIDKEIKSGKTDWQAWKDLGADAIIYGEYYANQNKEIVVEGRVYDVERKEQIAGTKYTGTPNVFRKMVHRFSDQIVYLFSGERGIAETNLAFTTRIKGFKELAVSDYDGHNVAQLTNDKSIVLFPSWSPSANWILYTTYRKNNPDLYMLDIEKGEHVVISKKIGINTSATWSPDGKKIVFTMSTRGNSDLFSVDFKGKNLSRLTSTRSIETSPTFSPDGKQIAYVSDISGSPQIYIMDADGNKKERFTYIGNYNADPSWSPRGDMIAFSGILDNNFNLHVRRVDGRFEKQLTIYQGSNESPTWSPDGRHIAFTSTRNGTQQIFICNSTGTNQTQITFLNGEAFGPAWAPKTRD, encoded by the coding sequence TTGGTTTTAAGATCACTTCAAGACATTAAGATACCGGCATTAACGATACTCCTTTTTGTTGTGGCGTTCATTCCGTTCGGTGGATTCGCCCACAGCGCCGAAGTATTCATAAACGTGGAGAGGCAGAGAGGTTCCGCGGTGAGGATCGCCATTCTTAATTTCACTCTCAGAAACACCGAAAACGCTATCCCTGACATTGAAAAAATGGGGGTCATTGCCGAGAGGATCGTCACGTTTGACCTCAATTTCAGCGGACATTTCGAGATAATTGACAACAAGCAGATGATCAAGGACATCATTGACAAGGAGATAAAATCGGGGAAAACCGATTGGCAGGCATGGAAAGATCTGGGCGCGGACGCAATAATTTACGGAGAGTATTATGCGAACCAGAACAAGGAAATAGTTGTCGAGGGGCGCGTATACGATGTCGAGCGAAAGGAACAGATCGCTGGCACGAAATATACGGGAACTCCAAATGTTTTTCGGAAAATGGTTCACAGATTTTCGGACCAGATCGTATACCTCTTCTCCGGGGAACGAGGCATCGCGGAAACAAATCTTGCGTTCACAACAAGGATAAAAGGGTTCAAAGAGCTTGCCGTTTCGGATTATGACGGGCACAATGTCGCCCAGCTCACGAACGACAAGAGCATAGTGCTATTCCCTTCATGGTCGCCGTCGGCCAACTGGATACTGTATACGACATACCGCAAGAACAATCCGGATCTCTACATGCTGGATATTGAAAAAGGGGAACATGTCGTTATTTCAAAGAAAATAGGGATTAACACCTCAGCCACTTGGTCGCCGGACGGTAAAAAAATAGTATTCACCATGTCTACCAGGGGAAACTCCGATCTCTTTTCAGTCGATTTCAAGGGGAAAAACCTTTCCCGGCTAACATCCACAAGGTCCATTGAAACCTCCCCTACCTTTTCACCGGACGGCAAACAGATCGCGTACGTTTCCGATATTTCCGGTTCGCCGCAAATATATATAATGGACGCGGACGGCAACAAAAAAGAGAGATTCACTTATATAGGCAACTATAACGCTGATCCTTCGTGGTCTCCGAGGGGGGATATGATCGCTTTTTCAGGAATACTCGATAACAATTTCAACCTGCATGTCAGAAGGGTTGACGGTAGATTTGAAAAACAGCTGACAATTTACCAGGGGAGCAACGAATCCCCCACATGGTCGCCCGATGGAAGGCACATCGCTTTCACAAGCACAAGAAACGGCACTCAGCAGATATTTATCTGCAACTCTACCGGAACAAACCAGACACAAATCACTTTTTTGAATGGAGAAGCTTTTGGGCCGGCATGGGCTCCAAAGACCAGGGATTAA
- a CDS encoding TonB family protein gives MNLQTEPVLRRKSPADSIDTFIKACIYSLSLHVVIIIAVIIASLFKPAFIKKPTQESYAVHLIDPGPLSTATTTLVKEKTNRKTDKFEAPSKSKIPSKQIAPVESKVSTKTADAVEKKSVEKEIKKEDEAAAAQLNKQKTGGTIDIKKFPYEWYLIAMETKIYGNWDTLMVTTLSSSTIRVLIYFQIDKNGKLKAVKVEESSNDEFIDKSALEAVKMSEPFPPLPPGYKEDILEVHFGFKITSRH, from the coding sequence ATGAACCTGCAGACCGAACCTGTTTTACGCAGAAAAAGCCCGGCAGACAGCATTGATACCTTCATCAAGGCCTGCATATATTCCCTCTCGTTGCATGTTGTAATCATCATTGCAGTAATTATCGCATCCCTTTTCAAGCCGGCATTCATAAAGAAACCCACCCAGGAATCATACGCGGTACACTTAATAGATCCTGGCCCGCTTTCAACGGCAACTACAACTCTGGTAAAGGAGAAAACAAACAGGAAAACAGATAAATTTGAAGCTCCCTCCAAGTCAAAAATACCTTCCAAGCAGATAGCGCCTGTTGAATCTAAAGTATCCACCAAGACCGCTGATGCCGTAGAGAAGAAGAGCGTTGAAAAGGAGATAAAAAAGGAAGATGAAGCGGCCGCCGCGCAGTTAAATAAACAAAAGACTGGCGGAACCATAGATATTAAAAAGTTTCCATACGAGTGGTACCTTATCGCGATGGAAACTAAAATATACGGGAACTGGGACACGTTGATGGTAACTACGCTTTCCAGCTCCACCATCAGGGTTTTAATATATTTTCAAATAGACAAGAATGGAAAGTTGAAAGCCGTCAAGGTTGAAGAATCGTCAAACGACGAATTTATCGACAAATCCGCCCTTGAAGCGGTAAAGATGTCGGAACCTTTCCCCCCGCTGCCGCCCGGTTACAAGGAAGATATTCTGGAGGTTCATTTTGGTTTTAAGATCACTTCAAGACATTAA
- a CDS encoding biopolymer transporter ExbD: MSFHRRFKRSHPVMSDINVTPFVDVMLVLLIIFMVTAPLAMHGMEIKLPKVDSNSIIKEEKYSIAVYRNRQIYFNDKLISLVDLGKELKDIVGLNPSVDVFLKADEALPYGYVVKVMATVRRAGVVNLGMITEPLTVTR, translated from the coding sequence ATGAGTTTTCACAGGAGATTCAAGCGCTCGCACCCGGTGATGTCCGATATCAACGTGACCCCGTTCGTAGACGTAATGCTTGTGCTTCTTATAATCTTCATGGTCACGGCGCCGCTTGCCATGCACGGAATGGAGATCAAACTTCCCAAGGTAGATTCGAATTCAATCATAAAGGAAGAGAAATATTCCATCGCCGTCTACAGGAACAGGCAGATTTATTTCAACGACAAACTTATCAGCCTTGTAGACCTAGGCAAGGAACTGAAGGACATCGTCGGACTAAATCCGTCAGTGGATGTTTTCCTGAAGGCCGATGAGGCTCTTCCTTACGGCTATGTTGTAAAAGTAATGGCAACTGTAAGGAGAGCCGGAGTGGTAAACCTCGGCATGATAACAGAGCCCCTTACAGTCACGAGGTAG